The window AGCACCGCTCCGTCGTCCAGCACGACCGCGGCGCCGTCGTCATCGACACCCGCATCGTCGCCTCGACCGCGGCCAACGCCGCCGGGACGGCAGCGGGGGTCCCCGAGGGCAACGCCTCGGCAACCGCACGCGGTCGCCGCACCGACGTCCGGATCGTGCCCGTCACCGGCATCCCGGTCGACGAGCAGGCCGTGCAGGCGGCCGTCCGCGACCGCCTCAGTGGTCTCGACGAACGCTTCGGCCAGAACATCCGCGTCCGCATCGACGAGAAGGGGACCCTCGCATGACCAAGAGCAACCGGACCATGAACCGGATCATCCTCTTCGTCCTCGGCCTCGTCGCCGTCGTCGTCGGCCTCACCATCGGCGCGGGTGTGCTGCCCGCCGTGCAGGACGCGATCAAGCCCTACGTCGACCTGCCGAGCAACCTGGACGTCCCCGCGTCCTCGCTCTGGATCGTCGCCGTCGCCTGCGCCGTCGTGATCGTGCTCGCCCTCGTCTGGGTGTTCACCCGCGGTGGGGGCGGCACGTCCGTCGCCGTCCGCGAACGCTCGGGTGAGGACGCCGTCACGGTGAACGTCGCCCTCGTCCGCGACGTCGTCGAGCACGAGCTCGCCGGGGTCCGCGACGTCGTCGGCTCCCGCGTCGACACCTACCTGGTGCGCAAGCAGCGTGCCGCTCGCATCCGCGTCGCGGTCCGCCGCGGCGGGGACGCCGTCTCG of the Curtobacterium sp. TC1 genome contains:
- a CDS encoding DUF6286 domain-containing protein, whose product is MSNGSVERRIRRRSVHRSRSTAVAVALVVLALVAAWIGTESVLRAIGRPPLLADPQTAVDAALQPDAAFVTIAEVIAVVLVVLGIVLIVLALKPGRQHRSVVQHDRGAVVIDTRIVASTAANAAGTAAGVPEGNASATARGRRTDVRIVPVTGIPVDEQAVQAAVRDRLSGLDERFGQNIRVRIDEKGTLA